The following are encoded in a window of Gloeothece citriformis PCC 7424 genomic DNA:
- a CDS encoding bleomycin hydrolase, which yields MKSVVTTAIGAADAAGRFPSSSDLESVRGSIDRAAARLEAAEKLAGNLDAVAKEGYDAAIRKYPYLNENGEANSTPVFKEKCLRDIKHYLRLINYCLVVGGTGPLDEWGIAGQREVYRALGLPTAPYVEALRFCRNRGCAPRDMSPQALVEYNSLLDYLINSLS from the coding sequence ATGAAATCAGTTGTTACCACTGCCATTGGTGCTGCGGATGCAGCCGGACGTTTCCCTAGCTCATCTGACTTGGAGTCCGTCAGAGGAAGTATTGACCGTGCTGCTGCTCGTTTAGAAGCTGCTGAAAAGCTCGCTGGTAATCTTGATGCAGTTGCTAAAGAAGGTTACGATGCAGCTATCAGAAAATATCCTTATTTAAACGAAAACGGCGAAGCTAATTCTACTCCCGTATTCAAAGAAAAATGTCTCCGGGACATCAAGCACTATCTCCGCTTGATCAACTATTGTTTAGTTGTTGGTGGTACTGGCCCCTTAGATGAGTGGGGTATCGCTGGACAGCGTGAAGTTTATCGCGCTTTAGGTCTGCCCACCGCTCCTTATGTTGAAGCATTGAGATTCTGCCGTAACCGGGGTTGCGCTCCTCGTGATATGTCTCCTCAAGCTTTAGTTGAGTACAATTCACTTCTCGACTATTTGATCAACTCCTTATCCTAA
- a CDS encoding type II toxin-antitoxin system HicA family toxin — protein sequence MEKLIKFILYTPVDASFVDIKRILEAFNFEEVRSSGSHHIFRHPDGRCRLSRKKGVKRLNRFISSKLLNCSV from the coding sequence ATGGAAAAATTAATCAAATTCATCTTATATACCCCTGTAGATGCCAGTTTCGTCGATATTAAACGGATTTTAGAAGCCTTTAATTTTGAGGAAGTTCGTTCTAGTGGCAGCCATCACATTTTTCGACATCCCGATGGAAGATGCAGATTATCCCGAAAAAAAGGGGTTAAAAGGTTAAACAGGTTTATATCAAGCAAATTATTAAATTGCTCAGTTTAG
- a CDS encoding HEAT repeat domain-containing protein, with the protein MDKRFFKLYNLTEEEAIAVLDTPQDQIEEDDSRYVVAAHLVNFQSENSINALIRAIQNTDPSLDNRIVRRKSIETLGRLHALQAIPVIRTCLAEEDCYTVEIAVWSLGEIGCQDPEILEEMAQLLDKPGQLYRVIIHTLAKLNYQKAIDRIKNYIDHKDKTIASAAISAICRLSGDYREMEKVVAFLQHPNVNARRGCIQDLIDCCYYPAIAQIASCPVSLVFRLRAIRTLAETGIKDGSLTFEQIQPSLEKVLRDHPDDLNLVHQYDQPPSIEFVIRELYHTDFGRCYLASKTLLDTYSQDAPQALLTTYAQEAHNDYGAHYHVIKLLGWLCHHAAYDLLIEALQNTAPQFQKSRAAAAIALGEIGDKRAIPALEASLKTPIWDLKYASLMALDKLGEIKSYEIAATDPDPLIRAKVAQTSPKALTAINP; encoded by the coding sequence ATGGATAAACGATTTTTTAAATTATATAATTTAACCGAAGAAGAGGCGATCGCGGTTTTAGATACTCCTCAAGACCAAATAGAAGAGGATGATTCGCGCTATGTGGTGGCGGCTCATTTGGTCAACTTCCAGAGTGAGAACTCGATCAATGCCTTGATACGGGCAATACAAAATACTGACCCTTCCCTCGATAACCGTATTGTACGCCGTAAATCTATTGAAACCTTGGGACGGTTGCACGCCCTACAAGCTATCCCCGTTATTCGCACTTGTTTAGCCGAAGAAGATTGTTACACCGTAGAAATTGCGGTTTGGTCTCTCGGTGAAATCGGTTGTCAAGACCCAGAAATTTTAGAAGAAATGGCTCAATTGCTCGATAAACCCGGACAACTTTATCGAGTTATTATTCATACTTTAGCTAAATTAAATTATCAAAAAGCTATTGATCGCATTAAGAATTATATAGATCATAAAGACAAAACGATCGCTAGTGCCGCCATCTCAGCAATATGTCGTCTGAGTGGGGATTATCGGGAGATGGAAAAAGTCGTTGCTTTTCTACAACACCCTAATGTTAATGCTCGGCGTGGCTGTATTCAAGACTTAATTGATTGTTGTTATTACCCTGCCATTGCCCAAATTGCTAGCTGTCCAGTTTCTCTGGTTTTTCGCCTTCGCGCAATTCGCACTCTAGCAGAAACGGGAATAAAAGACGGTTCTCTCACATTTGAACAGATTCAACCGAGTTTAGAAAAAGTGTTGCGAGATCATCCAGATGACCTCAATTTAGTCCATCAATACGATCAACCTCCTTCGATCGAGTTTGTGATCCGAGAACTCTATCATACTGACTTTGGACGGTGTTATTTAGCCAGCAAAACCCTATTAGATACTTATTCTCAAGACGCACCTCAAGCTTTACTCACAACTTATGCACAAGAAGCTCACAATGATTATGGGGCGCACTATCATGTCATTAAACTATTAGGCTGGCTATGTCATCACGCCGCTTATGATTTGTTAATAGAAGCTTTGCAAAATACCGCTCCTCAGTTTCAAAAATCTAGAGCAGCAGCAGCGATCGCACTGGGAGAAATTGGGGATAAACGGGCAATTCCGGCTTTAGAAGCCAGTCTAAAAACTCCAATTTGGGACTTAAAATATGCTAGTTTAATGGCATTAGACAAACTCGGTGAGATCAAAAGTTACGAAATCGCGGCTACAGATCCAGATCCATTAATTAGAGCTAAAGTTGCTCAAACTTCTCCAAAAGCACTGACAGCAATAAACCCATGA
- a CDS encoding type II toxin-antitoxin system HicB family antitoxin, protein MNKNKKTTELHPLEYYLELQYPITLYKDSEGGYVAEIKDLPGCMTQAETLDEVMTNIEDARRLWIETAHQYGDNIPIPANDDQYSGRVLLRMPRSLHRKLAEGSKQEGVSLNQFFVFLLSEAITQYRIKK, encoded by the coding sequence ATGAACAAGAACAAAAAGACAACTGAGCTACATCCTTTAGAGTATTATTTAGAATTACAATATCCAATAACCCTTTATAAAGATTCTGAAGGGGGTTATGTTGCCGAAATTAAAGATTTACCCGGATGTATGACTCAAGCAGAAACCCTTGATGAGGTAATGACTAATATTGAAGATGCGCGGAGGCTTTGGATTGAAACCGCTCACCAATATGGTGATAATATTCCTATACCCGCTAATGACGATCAATACAGTGGTCGAGTATTATTAAGAATGCCTCGCTCACTTCATCGGAAGTTAGCCGAAGGTTCAAAACAAGAAGGAGTTAGCTTAAATCAGTTTTTCGTCTTTCTTTTAAGTGAGGCGATAACACAATATAGAATAAAAAAATGA
- a CDS encoding HEAT repeat domain-containing protein, whose protein sequence is MTIDSLFEQLKHPNPNLRERAMYELAEQRDDQTIPRLVSLLDQEDVTYRRAAVKALGFIGSDSVPPLVELLLNSDDAVIRSSCAKALAQVAYNHPEDPFPEVGMQGLKTALNDPNPVVHIASAMALGEIGGPALDILIEALKTTDNEALSIALVNALSSIADERIVVELSALANNESADSYVRESAISALSRLEMILQYSK, encoded by the coding sequence ATGACTATAGACTCTCTCTTTGAACAACTCAAACATCCTAACCCCAACTTACGAGAAAGGGCCATGTATGAACTGGCCGAGCAACGAGACGATCAAACTATACCTCGTTTAGTTAGTCTTTTAGATCAAGAAGATGTAACTTATCGACGAGCGGCAGTCAAAGCATTAGGTTTTATTGGTTCGGACTCAGTTCCTCCTTTAGTCGAGTTATTACTCAATAGCGATGATGCCGTTATTCGCTCAAGTTGTGCAAAAGCTTTGGCTCAGGTAGCTTACAATCATCCTGAAGACCCTTTTCCAGAAGTGGGAATGCAAGGATTAAAAACCGCGCTTAATGATCCTAATCCGGTGGTACATATTGCTTCTGCAATGGCTTTGGGGGAAATCGGCGGGCCAGCCTTAGATATTTTGATTGAAGCTTTGAAAACGACGGATAATGAAGCTTTGAGTATAGCACTGGTTAACGCTTTAAGCTCGATCGCCGATGAACGTATTGTAGTAGAGTTGAGTGCTTTAGCTAATAATGAATCTGCTGATTCTTATGTACGTGAGTCCGCTATTAGTGCTTTATCCCGGTTAGAAATGATACTACAATATTCTAAATAA
- a CDS encoding phycoerythrobilin:ferredoxin oxidoreductase produces MSIYQPFLDYAITLLTEKLSLTPYPIPAGFERKEEMSGKGKKQETVVTTSYAYQAPKLRQIRAAHVQGGNALQVLNFVIFPDLNYDLPFFGADLVTLPGGHLIAIDMQPLFHNAAYQHKYSDPILPLFNAYQAHLPWGGDFPDDAKPFFSPAFLWTRPQETEVVKTRVFEAFKDYLGAYLQFVEQAEAVKKPEQLKEILASQRRYIGYRAAKDPARGMFTRFYGEEWTEEYIHGFLFSLLTTPSR; encoded by the coding sequence ATGAGTATTTATCAGCCTTTTTTAGATTATGCGATCACGTTACTCACTGAAAAACTGTCTTTAACACCATACCCTATTCCTGCTGGGTTTGAGCGAAAAGAAGAGATGAGTGGGAAGGGAAAAAAACAAGAGACAGTCGTTACCACCAGTTACGCTTATCAAGCGCCTAAACTGCGACAAATTCGGGCGGCTCATGTTCAAGGGGGAAATGCCTTACAAGTGCTTAATTTTGTCATTTTTCCGGATTTAAATTATGATTTACCATTTTTTGGGGCAGATTTAGTCACTTTACCCGGCGGACATTTGATAGCCATAGATATGCAGCCCTTATTTCATAATGCGGCTTACCAGCACAAATATAGCGATCCGATTTTACCCTTATTTAACGCTTATCAAGCCCATTTACCTTGGGGGGGAGACTTCCCAGATGACGCTAAACCGTTCTTTTCCCCTGCCTTTTTATGGACTCGTCCCCAAGAAACCGAAGTCGTAAAAACCCGTGTTTTTGAAGCATTTAAGGACTATTTAGGTGCTTATCTGCAATTTGTCGAACAAGCTGAGGCGGTGAAAAAGCCAGAGCAACTAAAGGAGATTTTAGCGTCACAACGGCGTTATATTGGTTATCGTGCAGCTAAAGATCCGGCCAGAGGAATGTTTACCCGTTTTTACGGAGAAGAATGGACAGAAGAATACATACATGGATTTTTATTCTCATTACTAACAACACCAAGTCGTTAG
- a CDS encoding phycobiliprotein lyase, translated as MSVIAPMTMIDFFRKSEGTWFSQRAVHHFSSVANESGESNLIVKVLDKNDPSVLEVCLEQGVEPSMASGGATFMWQGNTKDGEPNPNYAATLVDIPDANDPRYGKFLRNKGYVEGIPVVGIYHFAEDGVLTINTEYEKNQGQERCWFVTDDFRVRVSTVKLMNGVNLMTYCSERRCVLPSHLEKMVERNRQRALLFQ; from the coding sequence ATGTCAGTTATAGCCCCCATGACCATGATCGATTTTTTCCGTAAAAGTGAAGGAACTTGGTTTTCTCAAAGAGCCGTTCATCACTTTAGTTCAGTGGCTAATGAATCGGGAGAATCTAATCTAATTGTTAAAGTTTTAGACAAAAATGATCCAAGTGTGCTAGAGGTTTGTTTAGAGCAAGGGGTTGAGCCTTCTATGGCCTCTGGCGGCGCGACTTTTATGTGGCAAGGTAATACAAAAGATGGAGAACCTAACCCGAATTATGCCGCGACTCTGGTTGATATTCCAGATGCCAATGATCCTCGTTATGGTAAATTTCTACGCAATAAAGGTTATGTAGAAGGAATTCCTGTCGTGGGAATTTATCATTTTGCTGAGGATGGAGTCTTGACCATTAATACAGAATATGAAAAAAATCAAGGTCAAGAGCGCTGTTGGTTTGTGACGGATGATTTTCGCGTTCGGGTGAGTACGGTTAAGTTAATGAATGGGGTTAATTTAATGACTTATTGTTCTGAACGACGCTGTGTTTTACCTTCTCATCTAGAAAAAATGGTAGAAAGAAATCGTCAAAGAGCATTATTATTTCAATAG
- a CDS encoding phycobilisome linker polypeptide: protein MVFGPASELGVSRFEDTPPIELIPGRSLEEVEIVINAVYRQVLGNAYVMESERAITAESKLKQGELSVREFVRAVAKSELYRSRFFETSPRYRFIELNFKHLLGRAPDDLEEMRKHSTILDTEGFEAEIDSYLDSDEYQKAYGENIVPYYRGYKTQPGQDMVGFTHFFALTRGASASDFKGSLAGKEPVLNKYVIQQLPIPVIPPSGGSAGDGWAFQEPSDTARTRLGAGAGEDGKVYRIEVTRYSSPGKVNRISKYRRSNQVYLVPYDKLSQEYQRIHQQGGVIASITPVN, encoded by the coding sequence ATGGTTTTTGGCCCAGCATCGGAATTGGGTGTCAGTAGATTTGAAGACACTCCTCCCATAGAATTGATTCCAGGACGTTCTCTAGAAGAAGTCGAAATCGTCATTAATGCGGTTTATCGGCAAGTTCTCGGCAATGCTTACGTGATGGAGAGCGAACGGGCAATAACTGCCGAATCCAAACTCAAGCAAGGAGAATTGAGCGTTCGGGAATTTGTGCGGGCAGTAGCTAAATCTGAACTGTATCGTTCTCGATTTTTTGAAACTTCCCCCCGATATCGGTTTATTGAACTAAACTTTAAGCATCTTCTCGGTCGCGCTCCCGATGACTTAGAAGAAATGAGAAAACACAGCACTATCTTAGATACAGAAGGATTTGAGGCTGAAATTGATTCTTACCTGGATAGTGATGAATATCAAAAAGCCTACGGAGAAAATATTGTTCCTTATTATCGAGGCTATAAAACCCAACCCGGTCAAGACATGGTCGGGTTTACTCATTTCTTTGCCCTGACTCGCGGAGCTTCCGCCAGTGACTTTAAAGGAAGTCTTGCCGGTAAAGAGCCTGTTCTCAATAAATATGTTATCCAACAATTACCCATTCCCGTTATTCCTCCTTCTGGAGGGTCTGCCGGCGATGGTTGGGCGTTCCAAGAACCTAGCGATACCGCTCGGACTCGTTTGGGTGCAGGTGCAGGCGAGGATGGTAAAGTTTACCGCATTGAGGTCACCCGTTATAGTTCTCCTGGAAAAGTTAACCGCATCTCCAAATATCGACGGAGCAACCAAGTTTATTTAGTGCCCTATGACAAACTCTCTCAAGAGTATCAACGAATTCACCAACAAGGTGGAGTCATTGCCAGCATTACGCCCGTGAACTAA
- a CDS encoding 15,16-dihydrobiliverdin:ferredoxin oxidoreductase, protein MYQKFQAFLETEILTRFEVVNRPIPTGLDYKISERGKNQATIKSWCYQCPQFRKIRYTYIDAGDTAQIFNSVIYPSYNYDLPILGIDFLTFGQVKNLVVLDFQPLFKEPNYQEKYIEKMRPLWEKYQDLAHNLPMKFYDANQYFSKYILFAKTDAETVTNRLFPAYQDYISLYWKLQEEAEPITQLSEIQLVMEAQKDYDQYSAERDPASGLFSSYFGHEWAERFLYEFLFEDAVPLAVATR, encoded by the coding sequence ATGTATCAGAAGTTTCAGGCATTTTTGGAAACAGAGATTTTGACTCGTTTTGAGGTAGTCAATCGTCCCATTCCCACCGGTTTAGATTACAAAATCAGTGAACGGGGTAAGAATCAGGCGACAATTAAGAGTTGGTGTTATCAATGTCCCCAATTTCGGAAAATCCGCTATACCTACATTGACGCGGGAGACACGGCTCAAATTTTTAATAGTGTTATTTATCCGAGTTATAATTATGATTTACCGATTTTAGGGATTGATTTTTTGACTTTTGGTCAAGTTAAAAACTTAGTGGTATTGGATTTCCAACCTTTATTTAAAGAGCCTAACTATCAAGAAAAATATATTGAAAAAATGCGCCCCTTATGGGAAAAATATCAGGATTTAGCTCATAATTTACCGATGAAATTTTATGATGCTAATCAGTATTTTTCTAAATATATTCTTTTTGCCAAAACGGATGCGGAAACCGTAACCAATCGGTTATTTCCAGCTTATCAAGATTATATTTCTCTCTATTGGAAATTACAGGAAGAAGCCGAGCCAATTACCCAATTGAGTGAGATTCAGCTCGTTATGGAGGCTCAAAAAGATTACGACCAATATAGTGCCGAAAGAGATCCGGCTTCAGGTTTATTTAGTAGCTATTTTGGTCATGAATGGGCAGAGCGTTTTCTTTATGAATTTTTATTTGAAGATGCTGTTCCTTTAGCGGTTGCCACTAGATAA
- a CDS encoding bleomycin hydrolase, translating to MLDAFSRAVVTADGKTSPIGGAELAELKKFIAEGNKRLDAVNAIASNASCAVSDAVAGMICENSGLIQAGGNCYPNRRMAACLRDGEIILRYVTYALLAGDASVLDDRCLNGLKETYIALGVPLQSAARAVGIMKAIAVAHITNTNKMYEGTSKFRKMETPQGDCSALAAEAASYFDRVIAALS from the coding sequence ATGCTTGACGCATTTTCCAGAGCAGTAGTAACCGCCGATGGCAAAACTTCACCGATCGGAGGAGCCGAACTCGCCGAACTCAAAAAATTCATTGCTGAAGGCAACAAACGCCTAGATGCAGTTAACGCGATCGCCAGCAATGCAAGCTGCGCCGTTTCTGATGCTGTTGCTGGGATGATTTGCGAAAACAGTGGTTTAATTCAAGCGGGTGGAAACTGTTACCCCAACCGTCGTATGGCTGCTTGCTTACGGGATGGAGAAATCATCTTACGTTATGTAACCTACGCTTTATTGGCTGGTGACGCTTCCGTTCTCGATGATCGTTGCTTGAATGGTTTAAAAGAAACCTACATCGCTTTAGGTGTACCCCTTCAGTCTGCGGCTCGTGCCGTTGGTATCATGAAAGCTATTGCTGTAGCTCACATCACCAATACCAACAAAATGTATGAAGGAACAAGCAAGTTCCGCAAGATGGAAACTCCCCAAGGAGACTGCTCTGCTTTAGCGGCTGAAGCAGCAAGCTACTTTGATCGCGTTATTGCTGCCCTCAGCTAA
- a CDS encoding HEAT repeat domain-containing protein, whose amino-acid sequence MQLSQIEAYLANPDPMERLQAILELKNYEAEIAIPLLLSQMKEKEYLVRSFVAMGLGKQRTEEAFSALLQMMKFDRDPHVRAEAANSLSMFEQISLSHLVAAFYQDDHWLVRCSIIAALTELNCPQELLEVCTLGINGEELSVQEASIDALSLLAKTPKQEEVLAQILSKVNDPSWRVRVKVVRALSHFESSSAHSALQYLTKDVDHRVIEVALKHLG is encoded by the coding sequence ATGCAACTCAGCCAGATAGAAGCCTATTTAGCCAATCCTGACCCAATGGAACGACTCCAAGCCATTTTAGAGTTAAAAAATTATGAGGCAGAGATAGCTATTCCTCTACTGTTGAGTCAAATGAAGGAAAAAGAGTATTTAGTCCGTTCTTTTGTGGCTATGGGATTAGGAAAACAGAGGACAGAGGAAGCCTTTTCAGCTTTATTACAAATGATGAAGTTTGATCGAGACCCTCATGTTCGGGCCGAAGCGGCCAATTCTCTGTCTATGTTTGAGCAAATTTCCCTTTCTCATCTGGTGGCGGCCTTTTACCAAGACGATCATTGGTTAGTTCGTTGTAGTATCATTGCTGCTTTGACAGAGTTGAATTGTCCTCAAGAACTCTTAGAAGTCTGTACTTTGGGGATTAATGGAGAAGAATTATCGGTACAAGAGGCTTCGATCGATGCTTTAAGTTTACTGGCAAAAACCCCTAAACAAGAAGAAGTATTAGCACAAATTTTGTCAAAAGTCAATGATCCGTCTTGGCGAGTTCGGGTTAAGGTGGTTCGAGCCTTAAGTCATTTTGAGAGTTCATCCGCTCATTCTGCTTTGCAGTATCTGACTAAAGACGTAGATCATCGCGTCATCGAAGTTGCCTTAAAACACCTAGGGTAA
- a CDS encoding phycobilisome protein — MLLTERAKQLIPLARIVGFETWHNNHNSSTIAIFEQADNEGRYLTDTELEQIKNLSPNSSDFIESARLLRDQAQEIVDYARQQVLAQYPGITENGGDLYPPERAQACWRDFWHFLRCITYGIAGQTIPFTRPEGLKNMQLLYQELQVPLGAMLCGLENLKTYSLGQFTSLEQVNLNPYFDHLIEELRNFTYVSR; from the coding sequence ATGCTATTAACTGAAAGAGCTAAACAATTAATTCCTCTGGCCAGAATTGTTGGGTTTGAAACTTGGCACAATAACCATAATTCAAGCACGATCGCTATCTTTGAACAAGCGGATAATGAAGGACGTTATCTGACTGATACTGAGTTAGAACAAATTAAAAATCTTTCCCCTAATTCTAGTGATTTTATTGAATCGGCTCGACTGTTACGAGATCAAGCTCAAGAAATCGTCGACTATGCCCGACAACAGGTTTTAGCTCAATATCCTGGAATTACGGAAAATGGTGGCGATTTATATCCACCAGAACGGGCACAAGCTTGTTGGCGAGATTTTTGGCATTTTTTACGCTGTATTACTTATGGAATCGCCGGTCAAACCATCCCCTTTACTCGTCCTGAAGGGTTGAAAAATATGCAGCTACTTTATCAAGAATTACAAGTTCCCCTAGGGGCTATGCTTTGCGGCTTGGAGAATCTAAAAACTTATAGCTTAGGGCAATTTACCTCTCTCGAACAAGTAAACTTAAACCCTTATTTCGATCATTTAATCGAGGAATTAAGAAATTTTACTTATGTCTCAAGATAG
- a CDS encoding pentapeptide repeat-containing protein — translation MTITADELTKALSEGKNLAKANLQGINLAQMDLSNADLSAANLIGANLSETNLKGANLEGADLRGVNLSKANLEGANLQNSYLFRSNLEGCCLKEAQLQGAKIQLARYDSYTVWPEGYNYRDSGAVGPKANLNGAFLNTANLKNADLKGANLRGAYLSGADLTGANLEDAALSGANLQGALLTGAYLRKARLIGAELQGADLRAADLTDANLEQLQNLAGADFTLAQGLTEDTKAMLCSRPAQELGTWNPFTRSNTAQSLGCTSVS, via the coding sequence ATGACCATCACTGCTGATGAACTCACCAAAGCGCTATCTGAAGGCAAAAATCTAGCCAAAGCGAACCTACAAGGAATAAACCTAGCGCAGATGGACTTATCCAACGCTGATTTAAGTGCCGCTAATTTAATCGGAGCAAACTTAAGCGAAACAAACCTGAAAGGAGCTAACTTAGAAGGGGCAGACTTAAGAGGGGTTAACCTGAGTAAAGCCAACTTAGAAGGAGCAAACCTCCAAAATAGTTACTTATTCCGCTCCAATTTAGAAGGCTGTTGCTTAAAAGAGGCTCAACTCCAAGGGGCAAAAATACAACTCGCCCGCTATGATTCCTATACAGTTTGGCCAGAAGGATATAACTACAGAGACTCAGGCGCAGTCGGGCCAAAAGCCAATCTAAACGGAGCTTTTCTTAATACCGCCAACCTGAAAAATGCCGACCTTAAAGGCGCTAACCTACGAGGAGCTTATTTAAGTGGGGCAGACTTAACCGGAGCTAACTTAGAAGATGCGGCATTAAGTGGAGCTAACCTTCAAGGAGCGTTGCTAACAGGCGCTTATTTACGTAAAGCCAGATTAATTGGCGCAGAATTACAAGGAGCAGATTTAAGAGCCGCCGACTTAACTGACGCTAACTTAGAACAACTTCAAAATCTAGCCGGGGCAGACTTTACCCTCGCACAGGGATTAACTGAAGACACAAAAGCCATGCTGTGCAGTCGTCCGGCGCAAGAGTTAGGAACATGGAATCCTTTCACACGCAGCAATACAGCCCAAAGCCTAGGGTGTACTTCTGTATCTTAA